The Microbacterium limosum sequence GACCGATGCCGAGCCATATCGCCGTCAGCGCGACGCGAAGCGTGTGCCGCCCGATCGACACGGCGTCGACCACCTTGCTGAGCGAGTCGACAAGGATCACCACGTCAGCGGCATCGCCGGCCGCGGTCGCGCCTTTCGCGCCCATCGCAACGCCGATGTCGGAGGCGGCCAGCACCGGGGCGTCGTTCACCCCGTCGCCGACCATCATCACGGGTCGTGGATGCAGGTCGGCCGCGAGATGAACCTTCTCTGGCGGAAGGAGCTCGGCATGCACCTCGTCGATCCCGGTCTGCCGCGCGATCGATTCGGCTGTCGCACGAGTGTCTCCCGTGAGCATGACGATCCGTTCGACACCGTTCGCGCGCAGCCACGACACCACCGCGACGGACTCCGGGCGGGGATCGTCGGCGAGCACGAGGACGCCGGCGAACCGGCCGTCGATGGCGACGTAGGCCGCGGCCTCGCCCGTCGTCAGGTCTGCGCGCACCGTGTCGGCCGCCACTGACGCGACGTAGGAGGGCTTCCCCACGACGACCGTTCGCCCCCCGATCACCGCGGTCACACCATTCGTGGCGACCTCACTGGCCTCCTCGGCCGCGAGAAGGTCGATGCCGCGCTCGACCGCGGCCCGGCGGATGCTGTCTGCGAGCACATGCGACGAGTACTGTTCAGCAGACGCGGCGAGCTGCAGCAGTTCGCCCGCCTCGAAGCCGCCGACAGGGCGAACGTCAACGAGGGTCGGCTGGCCCTGCGTCAGCGTTCCGGTCTTGTCGAAGGCCGCGGACTGCACTCGGGCGAGCTGTTCTACGACACCTCCGCCCTTCATGATCACGCCGGCCTTCGCGGCCCGCGAGAGCCCGCCGAGGAACGCGACCGGTGCAGCGATCAGCAGCGGGCACGGCGTCGCTAGCACCAGCACCTCAGCGAAGCGCGTCGGATCGCCCGATACCGCCCACGCTATGCCGGCCAGGGCGAGCGAGACGGCCGTGAAGGGGATCGCAAACCGATCCGCGAGCCGCACGACGGGCGCACGCGAGTCCTCCGCGGCACGCACGAGCGCGACGATCTGCTGGTACTGACTGTCCGCGCTGCGCCGCACCGCCCGGATCCGCACCGCCCGGTTCCCGTTGATAGCGCCGGAGAGCACGTCGCTGCCCGCCTCACGAGTCACCGGCAGACTCTCCCCAGTGAGCGACGATTCGTCGAACGTGCCGCTCTCGGTGAGCAGGATGCCGTCGACCGGCACGATCTCGCCCGGCCGCACCAGCAGCACATCATCGATCCCTACGTGCTCGACCGCGACATCCTGCACCTCGTCCGAGTCCGACGCATGCTCGTGAGTGAGAACATGCGCGGTGCGCGGCGATCGGTCCAGCAGCGCGGTGAGGTCGCGCCTGGCCCGCCGGGCGGCGAAGTCCTCCAACGCTTCACCGCCGGAGAGCATCAAAACGATGATGAGCGACGCGATGTACTCGCCCACGGCGAGGGTTGCGACCATCGCCACCACCGCGAGGATGTCGAGCCCGACATGCCCGCGAAGCACATCACGCACCATCCGAACCAGCGTCCACACGACGAACGCTCCGACGTAGGCCGTCGCCGTCCACCGTCCCACCGCATCCGCTCCGACGGCGTGGAGGACCACGACCGCGGCGAGCACCACGACGGTGACCGAGATGATCGGGTATCGCCACAGCGGCCGCAGCAAGCGCATACGTCTCAGCCTTGTCGACTGCTGCACTCGCCGCTAGCTGTACTGCCCAGGGAGGTTGTTTGATCTGGCTTCCCTGATGTGACGAGAACCTCCCGGCAGAGTGGAGCTGCTACCGCATCCGCTCTGAACCAGGAGGTTCTCGTGTCTCACGCTAACGCGGCGCTCACCCCGCGCCAAAGGCTCCGTCTTGCACAGAAGATCGTCGACGAGGAGTGGACGGTCGCCGCGGCGGCGGACTACTTCCGTGTCTCCTGGCCCACCGCCGCGAAATGGGCGCGACGCTACGTCGAGCTCGGTGAAGCGGGGATGGCCGACCGGTCCTCGCGCCCGCATGCGCATCCGAACAAGACCCCGACGCACCGTGTGAAGAAGATCGTGCACCTGCGGATCCGCAAGCGCCTGGGGCCGGTCCAGATCGCCGACCGCGTCGGGATGCCGGCCTCGACCGTCCACGCGGTGCTGAAACGGTGTCGACTGAACCGGCTCTCGCATGTCGATGTGAAGACCGGGGAACCCGCCCGCCGGTACGAGCACGACAAGCCCGGCGCGCTGATCCATGTCGACGTGAAGAAGCTCGGCAACATCCCCGACGGCGGCGGCTGGCGCTACGTCGGACGGTCCCAAGGCGACCGCAACCGAGCAGTCACGGCCAAGCGCACCGGAAAGCGAGGCATCGCCGGCGACATGGTCACCGGCACCGCCTACGTCCACACCGTCATCGACGACCACTCCCGCGTCGCTTACGCCGAGATCCACGACGACGAACGCGCCGAGACCGCGATCGGCGTCCTGCAACGGGCCGTGTCCTGGTTCGCCGACCGCGGCGTCCGCGTCGAACGGGTCCTCTCGGACAACGGCCCCGCCTACCGCTCCCACGCCTGGCGACGCGTCTGCGCCGAGCTCGCCATCACACCCAAGCGCACACGTCCTTACCGTCCGCAGACGAACGGGAAGATCGAGCGATTCCATCGCACTATGGCCGACGGTTGGGCCTACGTGAAGCACTACAACAGCGAATCAGCCCGCCGCGCAGCCCTGCCCGCCTGGCTGCACTTCTACAATCACCACAGGCCCCACACTGCGATCGGGAAGCTCCCGCCCATCAGCCGGATCTCAAACAACCTGCCTGGGCAGTACAGCTAGGCTGGCGGAATGCCGGTCATCCTCCCCTTCGACGGGCACGAGCCCGACATCTCCGCCGACGCCTGGGTCGCCCCGAACGCGTCCGTGATCGGCAAGGTGCGCATCGCTGCAGATGCCAACGTCTGGTTCGGCGCGGTGCTGCGCGGCGACATCGACGAGATCGTGCTCGGCGAACGCAGCAACCTCCAAGACAACGCGGTGATCCACACCGAGGCGGGCAACCCGACGATCATCGGCGCCGACGTCAGCATCGGCCACGCCGCCGTCGTGCACGGCTGCGTCGTCGAAGACGGATGCCTCATCGGCATGAACGCGACCGTGCTGAACGGCGCCGTCATCGGCGCGAACTCGCTCGTCGCCGCGGGGGCGGTGGTGCTCGAGGGAACCGTCGTTCCGCCGCGATCGCTCGTCGCGGGCATCCCCGGCAAGGTGCGGCGGGAGCTCACCGACGAGGAGGTCGCCGGGCTGCTCGGCAACTCCGCGCGCTATGTGCCGCGGTCGAAGATCTACCGCGCGGCCGAGGTCTAGAAGACCGCCGCGAGGTCACCACCAGAACCTCGCCCACCCCGAACCTCCGTCATCGATCCCCGGATGCCCGGGCGCATCCAATCCGGCGACCTCGCGCACCAGGGCGGCCAGCCTCGCGGGCTGCTCGTATGTGACGAAGTGCCGGGAGCCTTCGATGGTGCGAGTCTCGTAGCCCAGCCGCCGCAGCTCTCTCGCAACATGGTGCCTGGGCGCAGCCGACCGAGACCCCGTCGTGACCACGCATCGGGGTCCCCCGACCGGTCGACGTCGAGGCTGAAAGCTGCGGAACATGGCGATCTCCTTCGCCGTCGTCGCGTCGACGTCTCCGTGGTCATCGAGCAGGTCGACCGACCACCTCCTGCCATAGAGCGCCTTACCCACCGCTGTCGTCCCGCCACGGCGAAAGGCCTCGGCGGTCGGGGAGAGAAGGTCCGGCACCAGGTTCCCCGCCGCCGGCTCATGGAGGACGAATCCATGGCACGCGGCACCCATGCCCGCGAGCGCGAGACCGAGGGTTGCCCCGCCTGACATCCCCACGATGACCGCGCCCGCCGCATACTCGGCCAGCCACTCGATCTCGTCCTCCAACCGACCGGTCTTCGGGCGACGAAGCGCCCGGAGCTGTGGAATCAAGCGCTTCAGAGGATCCCAGACGGCAGGTGAGGCCGCGACCCCGTGAACCGCGAGGATCGGGACGTCGTCAGCTGGCATCGGCCGCCCTGTTGAGATCATCGGCCGCCGCGGCCATATACGAGCGCCACCCGCCGTACGCGGTGATGTCACGCGCTCCCTCGAGCGCCGTCGGATCGCAGACGAATCCGTGGACGGCGGTGCCGTCGTCGAGCTCGAGCGTGCCGATCGCCAACGGTGCACTCACACCGCGGAGAAAGGACCCGACGGTAGCAGTCGGAAGCCGATAGACCTCGACCTCGATACGAGCGCCTTCTCGTAGATCGGTCACCAGCCCGGGACGTCGCGGCTCGTCGCCGGGGAGCGCGTAGAGCCGGTACCGGGGTGCGGTCATCGTGCGCCGGCTCAGGAGCCCGCCGCGATCGGTGATTTGGTGATGAAGTCCGAACCCCTCGAGATGGGCGCCGACGACGGCGACCTCCATCAGCGAGTCCTGGTCGACCGCATCCGCGAGCGCCGACGCCAGCCCTGCGAGTTCCTGGTCGGCACCGGAAGGCCCATGAAGGGTGACACCGAAGGGGACGTGCGCCGCCGTACTCCCCGCCGGGACCGCGATGGCGCACATGTCGAGCAGGTTGGTAAAGGTCGTGTAGGTACCCAATTGCGCGTTGAGTTCGACGGGGTCAGCGCGCATCTGCTCGACCGTGTAGGTCTTCGTCACCGTGGGAGTGAGCAGAGCATCGACCGAACGGAGGATGTCATCCGCCTCCCGCCGCAACTCCCACACGCGGTGCATACTCGACCAGACCTGTGCGGCCGACATCGCACCGGCGCCCGCCAAGATCTGGCGCACGACCGGGTCGACGTCGTCTCGGTCCTCCTCGAGCGCGACCGAGACGGCGGTCGCGCGCTCAGCAAGCCACGCACCGCCATACAGGTGACGACCTGCCTCGAGAAGCGGGGTGTAGTCGATCTCAACCAGTTCGGCTCCGGCTCGGACGAGGTCGGCACGGACCCGACTCCACGCGTCCTCCTCGCCACGCTCGCCCCATCCGGCGACAACCTCAGGCACGCCCAGGCGGACTCCGGCGAGCGAGACCGAAGCAACCCGGGCGGAAGGAACCGGGAGCGGGCGCGACCAGGGGTCCTGATCATCGAAGCCGGCGATCACCTGAGCCACGATGGCTGCGTCGGCAACCGAGTTCGCCATCACCGAAACGCAATCGAGCGACCGGCACGCCGGCACGACACCGCGAGTGCTGACAAGGCCCACACTCGGCTTGAGACCGACGACCCCGTTCAACGCCGCGGGAACGCGCCCGGACCCCGCGGTATCGGTCGCCAGAGAAAACGCAACCAGGCCCGCCGCAACAGCTACCGCGGATCCTGATGACGACCCGCCGGAGATGAGGGAGCTATCGTGGGCCGAGGAGGGCGTCCCGTAAGGAGAACGGGTACCGTTCAGACCGGTAGCGAACTGGTCCAGGTTGGTCTTGCCGACGAGGATCGCGCCTGCCGCGATCAGGTCGCGAACCACGGGTGCCGACTGCTGGGGGCTGTAGGCGAAAGACGGGCAC is a genomic window containing:
- a CDS encoding heavy metal translocating P-type ATPase gives rise to the protein MRLLRPLWRYPIISVTVVVLAAVVVLHAVGADAVGRWTATAYVGAFVVWTLVRMVRDVLRGHVGLDILAVVAMVATLAVGEYIASLIIVLMLSGGEALEDFAARRARRDLTALLDRSPRTAHVLTHEHASDSDEVQDVAVEHVGIDDVLLVRPGEIVPVDGILLTESGTFDESSLTGESLPVTREAGSDVLSGAINGNRAVRIRAVRRSADSQYQQIVALVRAAEDSRAPVVRLADRFAIPFTAVSLALAGIAWAVSGDPTRFAEVLVLATPCPLLIAAPVAFLGGLSRAAKAGVIMKGGGVVEQLARVQSAAFDKTGTLTQGQPTLVDVRPVGGFEAGELLQLAASAEQYSSHVLADSIRRAAVERGIDLLAAEEASEVATNGVTAVIGGRTVVVGKPSYVASVAADTVRADLTTGEAAAYVAIDGRFAGVLVLADDPRPESVAVVSWLRANGVERIVMLTGDTRATAESIARQTGIDEVHAELLPPEKVHLAADLHPRPVMMVGDGVNDAPVLAASDIGVAMGAKGATAAGDAADVVILVDSLSKVVDAVSIGRHTLRVALTAIWLGIGLSVVLMVIAMTGAIPAVAGALTQELVDLATILYALRALGGPPSGLPAAAPPPSRRSDTESDSHRV
- a CDS encoding IS481 family transposase, which translates into the protein MSHANAALTPRQRLRLAQKIVDEEWTVAAAADYFRVSWPTAAKWARRYVELGEAGMADRSSRPHAHPNKTPTHRVKKIVHLRIRKRLGPVQIADRVGMPASTVHAVLKRCRLNRLSHVDVKTGEPARRYEHDKPGALIHVDVKKLGNIPDGGGWRYVGRSQGDRNRAVTAKRTGKRGIAGDMVTGTAYVHTVIDDHSRVAYAEIHDDERAETAIGVLQRAVSWFADRGVRVERVLSDNGPAYRSHAWRRVCAELAITPKRTRPYRPQTNGKIERFHRTMADGWAYVKHYNSESARRAALPAWLHFYNHHRPHTAIGKLPPISRISNNLPGQYS
- a CDS encoding gamma carbonic anhydrase family protein; translation: MPVILPFDGHEPDISADAWVAPNASVIGKVRIAADANVWFGAVLRGDIDEIVLGERSNLQDNAVIHTEAGNPTIIGADVSIGHAAVVHGCVVEDGCLIGMNATVLNGAVIGANSLVAAGAVVLEGTVVPPRSLVAGIPGKVRRELTDEEVAGLLGNSARYVPRSKIYRAAEV
- a CDS encoding alpha/beta fold hydrolase gives rise to the protein MPADDVPILAVHGVAASPAVWDPLKRLIPQLRALRRPKTGRLEDEIEWLAEYAAGAVIVGMSGGATLGLALAGMGAACHGFVLHEPAAGNLVPDLLSPTAEAFRRGGTTAVGKALYGRRWSVDLLDDHGDVDATTAKEIAMFRSFQPRRRPVGGPRCVVTTGSRSAAPRHHVARELRRLGYETRTIEGSRHFVTYEQPARLAALVREVAGLDAPGHPGIDDGGSGWARFWW
- the atzF gene encoding allophanate hydrolase encodes the protein MEIARLHSAYRRGTCTPRDVAERTLAAIDARGRDGVWISVSDRLVRDAEALDPADRDRLPLWGIPFAVKDNMDVEGWATTAACPSFAYSPQQSAPVVRDLIAAGAILVGKTNLDQFATGLNGTRSPYGTPSSAHDSSLISGGSSSGSAVAVAAGLVAFSLATDTAGSGRVPAALNGVVGLKPSVGLVSTRGVVPACRSLDCVSVMANSVADAAIVAQVIAGFDDQDPWSRPLPVPSARVASVSLAGVRLGVPEVVAGWGERGEEDAWSRVRADLVRAGAELVEIDYTPLLEAGRHLYGGAWLAERATAVSVALEEDRDDVDPVVRQILAGAGAMSAAQVWSSMHRVWELRREADDILRSVDALLTPTVTKTYTVEQMRADPVELNAQLGTYTTFTNLLDMCAIAVPAGSTAAHVPFGVTLHGPSGADQELAGLASALADAVDQDSLMEVAVVGAHLEGFGLHHQITDRGGLLSRRTMTAPRYRLYALPGDEPRRPGLVTDLREGARIEVEVYRLPTATVGSFLRGVSAPLAIGTLELDDGTAVHGFVCDPTALEGARDITAYGGWRSYMAAAADDLNRAADAS